One Nitrospira sp. DNA window includes the following coding sequences:
- a CDS encoding Elongator protein 3/MiaB/NifB produces MNSILYIFLPCKKVYPIGVTYLADFIHRRKPEIRQRILDLSLFPESQRSQAIRDAALDFKPDLVCFSWRDIQIFSPHEGDTSLEHAFNFYFASNPIKRVVASFAGLQQLYRYYSHIRANLSYPWLIRKEFPKSQIMIGGGAFTAFADQLIEKLPEGTIGILGEGEDAILKVVNGESLAGERYIIREGKKTLKGEQGAPALLDALTVDLPYLTSIFPQYGAYMEESIGVQTKRGCPYDCAFCLYPYIEGKRVRYRPPAMVVKDISQHYHQWGARRFWFTDAQFITGKEAYPQCTEILERILSEKLEIEWSGYIRTSLITPELAKLMVRSGVGDLEVAITSGSQEVLNNLHMGFKLERLYDGCRYLAEAGFKGKVILNYSLNSPKETEESLLQSVESYKKVAAILGEERVFPLMFFLGIQPNTDLEHRLLEEGYLSAGYNPLMLTPTSIRKLLYNPAPLNKIIAKACLAAWQQKQGSRDPRSWTGSLSQTTTPTQQPDTAHYADANLIRGIQNNSGRDALLTLEEILRSRRPPHPTASTTEKTAVSPMG; encoded by the coding sequence ATGAACTCCATCCTCTATATCTTCCTCCCCTGCAAGAAGGTCTATCCGATCGGGGTGACCTACCTGGCGGATTTCATCCATCGCCGGAAGCCGGAGATACGGCAACGGATTCTCGACCTCTCGCTGTTCCCCGAATCGCAACGCAGCCAAGCGATCCGTGATGCGGCGCTCGACTTCAAGCCGGATCTCGTCTGTTTTTCGTGGCGGGACATTCAGATTTTCTCCCCCCACGAGGGCGATACGTCGCTGGAACATGCGTTCAATTTTTACTTCGCCAGCAACCCGATCAAACGTGTGGTGGCGTCGTTCGCTGGCCTGCAGCAGCTCTATCGCTACTACAGCCACATCCGCGCGAACCTGTCGTATCCCTGGTTGATCCGCAAGGAGTTCCCCAAGAGCCAGATCATGATCGGCGGCGGCGCCTTCACGGCCTTTGCCGACCAGTTGATCGAAAAGCTACCGGAAGGGACGATCGGCATTCTCGGCGAGGGGGAAGACGCCATCCTCAAGGTCGTCAACGGCGAGTCCCTGGCGGGCGAGCGTTACATCATCCGCGAAGGCAAGAAGACGCTCAAGGGCGAGCAGGGTGCCCCGGCCCTCCTCGACGCCTTGACCGTCGATCTGCCCTATCTCACCTCCATTTTCCCTCAGTATGGCGCCTACATGGAGGAATCCATCGGCGTCCAGACCAAACGGGGCTGCCCCTACGACTGCGCCTTCTGCCTCTATCCCTACATTGAAGGGAAGCGCGTGCGGTATCGGCCGCCCGCCATGGTCGTGAAGGACATCTCCCAGCACTATCACCAATGGGGCGCCCGACGGTTCTGGTTCACGGATGCCCAGTTCATCACGGGGAAGGAAGCCTATCCGCAATGCACGGAGATTCTCGAACGCATCCTGAGCGAAAAGCTGGAGATCGAATGGTCCGGCTACATCCGCACCTCGCTGATCACGCCGGAGTTGGCCAAGCTGATGGTGCGATCGGGAGTCGGTGACCTGGAAGTCGCCATCACCTCCGGCTCGCAAGAAGTGCTGAACAACCTGCACATGGGCTTCAAGCTCGAACGGCTCTACGACGGCTGTCGGTACCTGGCGGAAGCCGGCTTCAAGGGCAAGGTGATCCTCAATTATTCGCTGAATTCCCCGAAGGAAACGGAAGAGAGCCTGCTCCAAAGTGTCGAGTCCTATAAGAAGGTCGCCGCGATTTTGGGCGAGGAACGGGTCTTCCCCTTGATGTTCTTCCTCGGCATCCAACCCAATACGGACCTGGAGCACCGGCTGCTGGAGGAAGGGTATCTCTCGGCTGGGTACAACCCGCTCATGCTGACCCCGACCAGCATCCGCAAGCTACTGTACAACCCGGCGCCGCTCAATAAGATCATTGCCAAGGCCTGCCTCGCCGCCTGGCAGCAGAAACAGGGCAGCCGTGACCCCCGATCCTGGACCGGGTCACTGTCTCAAACGACGACACCGACTCAACAACCGGATACGGCGCACTATGCAGACGCCAATCTCATTCGCGGCATTCAAAACAATTCCGGACGGGATGCCCTGCTCACGTTGGAAGAGATTCTCCGGTCGCGCCGCCCCCCTCACCCGACAGCTTCCACCACAGAAAAGACGGCTGTGAGTCCAATGGGTTAG
- a CDS encoding Excinuclease ABC subunit A, producing MSNSIIIKGAREHNLKNLDVEIPRDKLVVMTGLSGSGKSSLAFDTIYAEGQRRYVESLSAYARQFLEQMGKPDVDSIEGLSPAISIEQKSTSHNPRSTVGTVTEIYDYLRLLYARVGHPYCFQCGQEITAQTVQQMVDAICELPEGTKFQILSPIVRGRKGEYRKELLEMRKAGYVRARINGEIVDLGEDITLDKQKKHTIEIVVDRLVMKPGDALMRRVADSVETSMKLAGGLVGVLSETGKVHLYSEKLACIKCGVSYPEITPRVFSFNSPHGACPACDGIGFAMTPGASEDEDFTLLELCPTCQGARLKPESLAVKIAKKSIAEVTKLSVRAAADFFTTLKFSERELVIAHRILKEIRERLGFLINVGLDYLTLDRPAATLSGGEGQRIRLATQIGSGLVGVLYILDEPSIGLHQRDNRRLLQTLFRLRDLGNTVVVVEHDAETMQAADYILDLGPGAGTHGGRIVAQGTPKQVMANPDSLTGKYLRGEQMVSLPQRTRKPKGVLSVVGAKKHNLKGVTVNIPLGLLTCVTGVSGSGKSTLVLEVLFHSLSQLLYHKKPKIDGCKELKGVEALDKIIDIDQSPIGRTPRSNPATYTGLFTFIRDLFSNLPESRVRGYKPGRYSFNVKGGRCEACQGDGLIKIEMHFLPDVYVTCEVCKGQRYNRETLEIQYKGRSIADILNMTVDDALEFFENIPYIKAKLQTLHDVGLHYVKLGQSATTLSGGEAQRVKLSRELSKRPTGRTMYILDEPTTGLHFADIQRLLDVLDRLVETGNTVLVIEHNLDVIRNADWIIDLGPEGGDRGGEIVVEGPPKEIAKSKRSYTGQVLKEAGV from the coding sequence ATGAGCAATTCCATCATTATCAAAGGGGCGCGTGAACATAATCTGAAGAATCTCGATGTCGAGATTCCGCGGGACAAACTCGTCGTCATGACCGGCCTGAGCGGGTCGGGGAAGTCCTCCCTGGCATTCGACACGATTTACGCGGAAGGCCAGCGGCGGTACGTCGAGTCGCTCTCCGCCTATGCGCGGCAGTTTCTCGAACAGATGGGCAAGCCCGACGTGGACTCCATCGAGGGCCTCTCGCCGGCCATTTCCATCGAACAAAAGAGCACCAGCCACAATCCCCGTTCAACCGTGGGGACCGTCACTGAAATCTACGACTACCTGCGGCTCCTGTATGCCCGTGTCGGCCACCCCTACTGTTTCCAATGCGGCCAGGAAATCACCGCGCAGACCGTCCAGCAAATGGTGGATGCGATCTGTGAATTGCCGGAAGGGACAAAATTCCAGATTCTCTCGCCTATCGTGCGCGGGCGGAAGGGCGAATACCGGAAAGAATTGCTGGAGATGCGGAAGGCCGGCTACGTGCGAGCCCGGATCAACGGGGAGATCGTCGATCTCGGCGAAGACATCACGCTCGATAAGCAGAAGAAACACACCATCGAGATCGTGGTGGATCGTCTGGTCATGAAGCCCGGCGACGCATTGATGCGGCGGGTGGCGGACTCCGTCGAAACGTCCATGAAGCTGGCTGGGGGGTTGGTCGGCGTCCTGTCCGAGACGGGCAAGGTGCATCTGTATAGCGAGAAGCTGGCCTGCATCAAGTGCGGCGTGAGTTATCCGGAGATCACACCTCGCGTCTTCTCCTTCAACAGTCCGCACGGCGCCTGCCCTGCCTGCGATGGAATCGGCTTTGCCATGACGCCGGGCGCTTCGGAGGACGAAGACTTTACATTGCTCGAGTTGTGTCCCACTTGCCAAGGCGCGCGGCTCAAGCCGGAAAGTTTGGCCGTCAAGATCGCCAAGAAATCCATTGCCGAGGTGACGAAACTCTCCGTGCGGGCGGCGGCTGATTTTTTCACGACCCTCAAATTCAGCGAGCGCGAACTCGTCATCGCCCATCGCATCCTCAAGGAAATTCGCGAGCGGCTGGGATTTTTGATCAATGTCGGGCTGGATTATCTGACGCTCGATCGTCCCGCTGCCACGCTCTCGGGCGGAGAGGGCCAGCGCATTCGCCTGGCGACCCAAATCGGGTCGGGACTGGTCGGCGTGCTCTATATCCTGGATGAGCCGTCGATCGGCCTCCATCAACGGGACAACCGGCGCTTGCTCCAGACGTTGTTCCGCCTGCGCGATCTCGGCAACACGGTCGTCGTGGTCGAACATGATGCGGAGACGATGCAGGCAGCCGACTACATTCTCGACCTGGGACCGGGCGCCGGCACGCACGGCGGCAGGATCGTCGCCCAGGGCACCCCCAAGCAGGTCATGGCGAATCCCGATTCGCTCACCGGGAAGTATTTGCGCGGCGAGCAGATGGTGTCGCTCCCGCAACGCACGCGCAAGCCGAAAGGGGTCCTGTCGGTGGTCGGCGCGAAAAAGCACAACCTCAAGGGCGTCACCGTCAACATTCCCCTGGGCCTGTTGACCTGCGTGACCGGCGTCTCAGGCTCCGGCAAAAGCACCCTCGTGCTCGAAGTCCTGTTCCATTCGCTCTCGCAGCTGCTCTATCACAAGAAGCCCAAGATCGACGGCTGCAAGGAGCTGAAGGGCGTCGAGGCGCTGGATAAGATCATCGACATCGACCAGTCGCCGATCGGACGCACGCCCCGCTCGAACCCTGCGACCTACACCGGCCTCTTCACCTTCATCCGCGACCTGTTCTCAAATTTGCCGGAGTCCCGCGTCCGCGGCTACAAGCCGGGCCGCTACAGCTTCAACGTCAAGGGCGGGCGCTGCGAAGCCTGCCAGGGCGACGGGCTCATCAAGATCGAAATGCATTTCCTACCGGATGTCTACGTCACCTGCGAGGTCTGCAAGGGCCAGCGTTACAACCGTGAAACGCTGGAGATTCAGTACAAGGGGCGCAGCATCGCCGATATCCTCAACATGACGGTGGATGATGCCTTAGAATTTTTCGAGAACATTCCCTACATCAAGGCGAAATTGCAGACGCTCCACGATGTCGGCCTGCATTACGTGAAGCTGGGGCAGTCCGCCACGACCCTGTCGGGCGGCGAAGCCCAGCGCGTGAAGCTCTCGCGCGAACTTTCCAAACGTCCCACCGGCCGCACCATGTACATTCTGGACGAGCCCACCACCGGCCTGCACTTCGCCGACATCCAACGGTTGTTGGATGTGCTCGATCGTCTGGTCGAGACCGGTAATACCGTCCTCGTGATCGAACATAACCTCGATGTGATCCGCAATGCGGACTGGATCATCGACCTGGGGCCCGAAGGCGGCGACCGGGGCGGCGAAATCGTGGTCGAGGGCCCGCCGAAAGAGATCGCCAAATCGAAGCGGTCCTACACGGGACAGGTGCTCAAGGAAGCGGGAGTGTGA
- a CDS encoding putative membrane protein, translated as MHTILLLTVSNIFMTLAWYGHLKYKESPLWIAIVVSWGIAFVEYCFQVPANRIGHYVFTAAQLKTIQEVITLVVFCLFSVLYLKEPLKWNYLVGFGMMAGAVFFVFKEW; from the coding sequence ATGCATACGATCCTTCTTCTCACCGTCTCCAACATCTTCATGACCCTCGCCTGGTATGGGCATCTCAAGTACAAAGAGTCGCCCCTGTGGATCGCGATCGTGGTGAGCTGGGGTATCGCCTTTGTGGAATATTGTTTTCAAGTGCCGGCGAACCGCATCGGCCACTATGTATTCACGGCGGCGCAGTTGAAAACGATTCAGGAAGTGATCACGCTCGTCGTCTTTTGCCTGTTCTCGGTGCTGTATTTGAAAGAGCCGCTCAAGTGGAACTATCTGGTCGGATTCGGCATGATGGCCGGCGCGGTCTTTTTTGTGTTCAAGGAATGGTAA
- a CDS encoding DUF86 domain-containing protein: protein MPRDYKVYVDDILEAIAKIKRFTAGFDSETFSADEKTFDAVIRNLEVIGEAVKKIPEEFRNQYPAVEWKKIAGVRDMLIHEYFGIDVEIVWDIIQNKLPILESQIAKIIAES, encoded by the coding sequence ATGCCACGGGATTATAAAGTCTACGTGGACGACATTCTTGAGGCGATCGCAAAGATCAAAAGGTTTACCGCGGGGTTCGATTCTGAAACATTTTCAGCTGATGAAAAGACCTTTGACGCCGTGATTCGTAATCTCGAAGTGATTGGTGAAGCGGTCAAAAAGATTCCTGAAGAATTCCGGAATCAGTACCCGGCCGTGGAATGGAAGAAGATCGCCGGGGTGAGAGATATGTTGATCCATGAATACTTTGGGATCGACGTCGAGATCGTATGGGATATCATCCAGAACAAGCTGCCGATCTTGGAAAGTCAGATCGCCAAAATTATTGCAGAATCTTGA
- a CDS encoding Excinuclease ABC subunit A → MSNSIIIKGAREHNLKNLDVEIPRDKLVVMTGLRMVGGSVQIHEALP, encoded by the coding sequence ATGAGCAATTCCATCATCATCAAAGGGGCGCGTGAGCACAACCTGAAGAACCTCGATGTCGAGATTCCGCGGGATAAGCTGGTCGTCATGACCGGCCTGAGAATGGTAGGAGGCTCTGTTCAGATTCATGAGGCACTGCCATGA
- a CDS encoding Methyltransferase type 11 has translation MLKVQEPPARAEDRPSPEAQAVSTWSGQAREQAVQRMFTAIAGVYDLNNTLLSFGLHHRWKRITASYVPIVTNGRALDIGAGTADLALLIEPKMGNQGHVVASDLNHAMLAEGLRKVAKHGLRDRITCLQANAEQLGFPDDTFHAVTTGFCMRNVGNLMQAFMEIRRVLRPGGRFVCLEFSHPPYAWLRALYDWYSFQLLPWIGTKVARDRTGVYEYLPASIRTFPNQERLAALLHEAGFRRVEYRNLTGGIVAIHIATK, from the coding sequence ATGCTGAAGGTCCAAGAACCACCCGCGCGTGCTGAAGATCGCCCTTCGCCGGAAGCGCAGGCCGTCTCGACCTGGTCCGGACAGGCACGGGAACAGGCGGTGCAGCGGATGTTCACCGCGATCGCGGGAGTCTACGACCTCAACAATACATTGTTGAGTTTCGGCCTGCATCACCGCTGGAAACGGATCACGGCTTCCTATGTTCCCATCGTGACGAACGGCCGGGCACTCGACATCGGGGCCGGCACCGCGGACCTGGCGCTCCTGATCGAACCGAAGATGGGCAACCAGGGTCATGTGGTGGCCTCAGACTTGAACCATGCCATGCTGGCGGAGGGCTTGAGGAAAGTCGCCAAGCATGGGCTTCGCGACCGCATTACCTGCCTCCAAGCCAATGCCGAGCAGTTGGGTTTTCCCGACGACACCTTCCATGCCGTGACCACCGGTTTCTGCATGCGCAACGTGGGCAATCTGATGCAAGCGTTCATGGAAATCAGGCGGGTCTTGCGGCCTGGCGGGCGATTTGTCTGTTTGGAATTCTCGCATCCGCCCTATGCCTGGCTTCGGGCCCTTTATGATTGGTATTCGTTTCAACTGCTGCCTTGGATCGGCACGAAGGTGGCGCGCGATCGGACGGGGGTCTACGAATACCTGCCGGCCTCGATCCGCACATTTCCCAATCAGGAACGGCTGGCGGCGCTGCTGCACGAGGCCGGCTTTCGCCGGGTGGAATACCGGAACCTCACCGGCGGCATCGTGGCGATCCACATTGCAACAAAATGA